Proteins co-encoded in one Papaver somniferum cultivar HN1 chromosome 5, ASM357369v1, whole genome shotgun sequence genomic window:
- the LOC113283698 gene encoding non-specific lipid-transfer protein-like produces MAAMLKLACVVLACMVAVAPYAAEGAISCGMVTSKMAPCLGYLTGGSLPATCCAGVKSLLASAQTTPDRQAACSCLKSASGGIAGLNYGNAASLPNKCGVNIPYKISPSTDCTKVQ; encoded by the exons ATGGCAGCAATGTTGAAGTTGGCATGTGTTGTTCTAGCTTGTATGGTTGCGGTTGCACCATATGCAGCCGAAGGAGCAATCTCATGTGGTATGGTGACTTCGAAGATGGCACCATGCCTTGGCTACTTGACGGGAGGAAGTCTCCCAGCTACATGTTGTGCAGGAGTCAAGTCTCTGCTTGCATCTGCCCAGACCACCCCTGACCGTCAAGCTGCTTGCAGTTGCTTGAAGAGTGCCTCTGGTGGTATTGCCGGGCTTAACTATGGTAATGCTGCCTCACTCCCAAACAAATGTGGTGTTAACATCCCGTACAAGATCAGCCCCTCTACTGACTGCACCAA GGTTCAGTAA
- the LOC113280094 gene encoding uncharacterized protein LOC113280094 has product MVARSHNLGAHAKLVAILYLYWISWLYSRKENAGSKRKLNEWNHEVFGKIDTLIQNNLIAGQIVESKLLLDPLAMEKIEAKADFKRLAKMHNVFWKQRATINWVEEHENNTRFFHKYASSKQRGKKISQLNINGALTSDKTIIKEEIVSYYQGLFEEDSFSRPQLDGLTFPSISHEDANKLEIKFTEEEVHMALAELAQEKAPGPDGMPIFVISKSWDLMKHDILLVMDELYYNNSIDWRLKSTFLVLIPKVQDLEFITDFRPISLMSSINKIISKFIATRLKKVLPIIISHQQSAYVEGRQIMDGAIIANECINSSQRFQQAVILCKIDFQKSYNNVARSFFDYVLKRMGFGVKRRL; this is encoded by the coding sequence ATGGTTGCAAGATCCCACAATCTTGGAGCTCATGCGAAATTGGTGGCAATCCTTTATCTTTATTGGATCTCCTGGCTTTAttctcgcaaagaaaatgcagGCTCTAAAAGAAAGTTGAATGAATGGAACCATGaggtttttggaaaaattgacaccttaatccaaaataatctcaTTGCAGGTCAAATTGTGgagtctaaattgttgttggatCCACTAGCGATGGAAAAAATTGAAGCAAAGGCTGATTTCAAGAGATTAGCGAAGATGCATAATGTTTTTTGGAAACAAAGAGCTACAATCAATTGGGTTGAGGAACATGAAAATAATACCCGCTTTTTCCACAAGTATGCATCATCAAaacaaagaggtaaaaaaatTTCGCAGTTAAACATAAATGGGGCTTTGACAAGCGACAAAACTATTATTAAAGAGGAAATTGTTTCTTACTATCAAGGATTATTCGAAGAAGACTCTTTTTCTAGACCTCAGCTAGATGGACTCACTTTCCCTTCCATCTCACACGAAGACGCCAACAAGCTTGAAATCAAGTTCACTGAAGAAGAAGTTCATATGGCTTTAGCTGAGTTAGCCCAAGAGAAAGCTCCAGGTCCTGACGGAATGCCCATCTTTGTCATCAGTAAGTCTTGGGATTTAATGAAGCATGACATTCTCCTGGTCATGGACGAGCTCTACTACAACAACTCGATAGATTGGAGACTCAAGTCAACTTTTCTTGTTCTCATTCCGAAAGTGCAAGACCTAGAGTTCATCACTGATTTTCGCCCAATTAGCTTAATGAGCAGCATAAACAAGATTATATCAAAGTTCATTGCCACAAGACTCAAAAAAGTTCTTCCTATAATCATCAGCCATCAACAATCAGCTTATGTAGAGGGTAGACAAATAATGGATGGAGCTATCATTGCGAACGAATGCATCAATTCCTCTCAAAGGTTTCAACAAGCAGTTATTCTCTGTAAAATCGATTTTCAAAAATCTTACAATAATGTAGCTCGGTCTTTTTTTGATTATGTGTTGAAGAGAATGGGCTTTGGAGTTAAACGGAGACTGTAG